The sequence ACGTATCGGTTCTGCTTCAACCACATCAAAGGCACACGTCTCAGAGGCTAACACGTAGGCATCTCCAAGTTTACCCAGCCAGAGCGGTCGGAATCCATGGGCATCACGGGCACCTATCAGTGTATTTTTATCCATGCATACGAATGAATACGCACCCTCAATACTGCGCAACGCATCGATAATTCTATGTTCCAATGTGTGTTTCCGCGAGTGCGCTATCAAGTGGAAAATGACTTCAGTATCTAAACTTGTACTGAAGATGGAACCCGCATTCTCTAAGTGGTTCCGAACTTGCAGCGCATTGACAAGGTTACCATTGTGACCGAGCGCGAGGGGACCCTGTTTGTAGTTGCGGACCAAAGGTTGCGCGTTTTCAAGCGTACTCTCCCCTGCCGTTGAATACCGGTTGTGTCCGATAGCGATATGTCCCTTCAATGCCCCTAACGCCTCAGGAGTGAAGACGGAGTGAACGAGTCCCATACCGTGATGGTATGTGAATTTCTCGCCATCTGATGCGACGATACCGCTACTCTCCTGACCTCGATGCTGAAGGGCACGTAACCCTAAATACGTCAATTCCACCGCTTTTGGATGGCCAAAAACACCGAATACACCGCATTCGTCCTTGGGTTTATCATCGTATTGCATGACGGGTGAAACCTCCAGCGCCGACTACTGATTTAACAGATAGACCCTGATTATTGGAGATTTCATCAGGGTAAATCACAAGAATCAGCGGTCGATTTTCGCAACTGTTTATTGAAGAAGCCTCTCCTGCATTAAGCCTGTTCTGCACTCATTTCCCCTTTTTCCACAGGTGTTAACCTGTATCCTAATATCGCACCGATAGGAACAGCAAGAATGTACCAGATTTCGACAGGTAAACCGAGGTGTACCCACCCGCGCATGGGTAACGAGACAATATACGCGAGTGTTTTAAGGATCGGTAGGAGCAACGCCAAGATCAGATTCGGTCTGCCAAATATTTCCCACGGAACGTTAAGCAGTGCCAGTAAACCGACGACAGCAGGGGGACCCAAAAATGCACCCGCACAAAGCGGTTTTAAAGGAATATCTGTGCCAAATTTTTGACTCACAAAGCGGATCCCTGCGCCTGCCCCGACAATCACAACACCGTATGTGACGCTCAGCGAGATGAGGAGAAATAATCCTACCCAGAAGCCGTGGTTGACCCGGTCCCCAAGTAGCAATTGCCAAATAAAATTCTCAAATATCAACAGGCAAATCCATCCACCCGCCAGTCCAACGAGACTCCCCACAGCAATTTGCCCAAGTGTGAGTGTTATACTGTTTTTTTTCATGCGCTCCTGACTCTCTGTCTAAGATTGTAATTCTATTGTATCACGATACAACATTATTGTCAAAGAATCTGATTTTTTTCCTGAGAATTGGTTTGACACAATTTTGATTTTCAATTAAATTAAACTAACTCGAGTTGCTACTAACAAATTTTAAACGTTTTAATGGGGTTTTTTCAGGCATTTTCCACCCCGTAGGGGGTTTTTGCTGGGGTGTTTCTTCAATATGTCTATAGAAAACCGTTTCCTAATTGTGCCATTAAGACGCAATTTGTCTTCGTTTCACAGTTTTACACTGGAGGCTCTCATGTCGAAAATTCTCGTGTTATCAGGTGAAAACCACGGTTTCAATGCAAGTGCCAGCATCATTCACGATTTTCTCTCCGAAGAAGCTGATATTTCAGCGACGCTCACTGACGATAAAGGGATTTTAGCATCGGCGGAGTTGAATACCTACGATGCGTGCGTCTTTGGCACCGGCTTCACGCGTACAGAGCGTCAAGCGGATGGCTCCACCGCTCGTGTCTCCGATTTAGCATCCGCTGAACAAGAAGGCTTGTTCCAATTCGTCAATAGCGGCAAAGGACTGGTCGGTATCCACGGGACCGCGTGGTGGATCAGTGGTCAAGCGATGGATCTCATCGGTGGTGCCTCCAATTGGCATCCACCCGGTTCGACGTTTACCGTCCATATTGAGGATAGCGAACACCCGACAACCCAAGGCGTCGAAGATTTTGATGTGGAAGATGAAATCTATATCTCCGCCCACGATCCGCACATTCATGTGTTGGCATCCGCCGAGTGGTTCGGCAAGGCGCACCCAATGGCATGGGTGAAACCTTACGGTTCGGGACGCGTCTTTTACACCACTTTAGGACACGGACCGGGGACCTTCGAGCGCGCCGGAATGCAGAAATTCCTCACCCAAGGCGTGAAATGGGCAGCAGCATCGTAGTGGCTTGTCAAGTTTAAGTTTGTCTGTTCGTTCGTAGTGATGCGATTTATCGCATCTTCCGAATGCGCATTGTCCCGCAAGTCCACACGCGACTTGCGCTATTGCGCTACTACGAACAGGGATACCCTCAATCGTAAACTGGATATAGTTAGACAAGTTACACCAAAAATTCTGTCAGGCGGGGCTCCCATGCCTCGCCACTCCATCATCTTAAATCCAAATGTCCACACTCAAAATCGCAAACATAGAAACCGAGGTCGTTCAGGTAAATCACCGGGGCAATTGGCTCTTCATTAAAATCCATGCTAACGATGGTACAATCGGCATCGGCGAGGCTTCCCACGGTAAGGATGACGCGAGCATCCGACACATCATTAACACCCTCGAATCTACACTCATCGGATGGAATCCATTCCAACTCGAAGTATTTCGCCAGCGTTTCTATCACGACTCTGAAAGCCATACCTACCACACCGCCCTCAGCGGGATCGACCAAGCGATGTGCGATCTGATAGGTAAGGCGCTGAATGTACCGAGTTATCAAGTGCTGGGTGGTAAGTGTCGAGAAAAAATCCGGCTTTACGCCAATATCAACCGAGCAACACTCGATCGCAGTCCTTCCGGTTTTGCCACTAATGCAGAGCGCGCTGTTGCTGACGGCTTTACTGCCATAAAATGCGCACCCTTTGACGATGTTTCCGTCGCGAACGTCTCGCGCGGAACGCTAACCCCTGCTATCTGCGCAGGAATCGATCGTATTCGCACAATCCGTGCCGCGATTGGTGCAGATATCGATCTGATGGTGGATTGCCATAGCCGTTTTAATCCCGGTATCCTCATCCAAGTCGCCAAGGAACTCGAGGATTTGCACCTCTTCTGGATTGAGGACGCCGTGTCGCTGGACAATCTCGATGCCTTCGCCTATATGAGCCAATCCATTGGTATTCCGATTGCAACCGGTGAACGTTTACGAACCCTCACAGATTTTGATCGGTTGCTAACCCAAACACACGTCGATTATATTTTACCGGATGTCAAACATGTTGGCGGAATTACGGGTTTGAAAAAAATTGCGACGCTTGCGGCTGCACGAAACGTCATGGTAACACCTCACAATCCGAGCGGTCCCGTCGCAACCGCTGCGAGTGTCCACTGCATGGCGAGTGTCCCGAACTTCGCAATCCTCGAATATGCGTGGGGCGAAGTCGACTGGCGGGCTTCTCTCATTAATCCCCCAGAAGAAATCGTTGATGGATTTATTAACGTGCCTTCCCGAACGGGATTAGGGATTACTCTTTAAAACATATCAGGAGTCTCAATGATGCTTTGCAACGTTAATGAGCAGATTATCGCAAAATTTACTTCCTTTTGTCTCCTTCTACTTTCCCTTGCGTTTGCTGGATGCCTCGGAAATCTACAGACGATGCAGACAGGCACCGACGCCTCTGCCACCGCTACAGAGACGGAGGAAGCCTCACGTCCGCTCGCGGAACTCCAACTCTCGACCCCTAAAACAAATTACGCACCAAAAGAAGAGATCCCGCTTGAACTCAATATCCAGAACGGTAAATTTGACCTGCTCGTGCCTTTCTTCAGTGTAGCAACAAAGGGGGCTTTTACGCAGATAACAGTAAAGGACACGAACGGACAAGTTGTCGAATCGAAACGCGCAATCACCCAAGAGAACCCACAGAAATATGTAACGCACGACGGAAAATCCGTCCGATGTATCCACGGGTTTGATTTCAAAGCGGACGCGAATCAAGAACTGACATTGAAAGACATTCAGCGATACTATCAGTTACAACCCGGAACCTACACGATAACACTCGCGATTGATCTGGAAGTTTACCGAGAATCTATTATCGAGGACCATCCCGAAATACGCGAATTAAAACGTGATCTCGCACGACTTCAGAATGACCCGAATCTTCAAGCCGCCGCAAAAGCGGACGCCCTCAATTACTACCAAGAACAAATTAAATTCATTGAAGAACGACACAAGGATGAAGTGAAGGACATCTACTTACCCGTCAAATCGCGGCGTGGGCAGGCATCGCTCGTATCCAATGAGATCACAGTAACGATAGAATAGAATTTGCCATGAAAACATTAAAAAATTTCGTGCTTTCTTGTCTACTACTGATTTTTAGCGTGGCAGGGTGCACCCCAAGGCAAACTGAGTTCTTTTTGGCATTCCCAACCGATGCGGCGACTGCCACTTCGGGGGTTATCCTCTCTCTTATCGCATTCAAGTCAACTTATGCCCCCAAAGAATCCATCCCACTTGAACTCGGTATTCGGGGTGGAGAATTCAACCTGCTTGTTCCTTTCGTCAATGTCGCAACACCCGGTGCATTTACACAA comes from Candidatus Poribacteria bacterium and encodes:
- a CDS encoding ThuA domain-containing protein, which gives rise to MSIENRFLIVPLRRNLSSFHSFTLEALMSKILVLSGENHGFNASASIIHDFLSEEADISATLTDDKGILASAELNTYDACVFGTGFTRTERQADGSTARVSDLASAEQEGLFQFVNSGKGLVGIHGTAWWISGQAMDLIGGASNWHPPGSTFTVHIEDSEHPTTQGVEDFDVEDEIYISAHDPHIHVLASAEWFGKAHPMAWVKPYGSGRVFYTTLGHGPGTFERAGMQKFLTQGVKWAAAS
- a CDS encoding mandelate racemase/muconate lactonizing enzyme family protein; the protein is MSTLKIANIETEVVQVNHRGNWLFIKIHANDGTIGIGEASHGKDDASIRHIINTLESTLIGWNPFQLEVFRQRFYHDSESHTYHTALSGIDQAMCDLIGKALNVPSYQVLGGKCREKIRLYANINRATLDRSPSGFATNAERAVADGFTAIKCAPFDDVSVANVSRGTLTPAICAGIDRIRTIRAAIGADIDLMVDCHSRFNPGILIQVAKELEDLHLFWIEDAVSLDNLDAFAYMSQSIGIPIATGERLRTLTDFDRLLTQTHVDYILPDVKHVGGITGLKKIATLAAARNVMVTPHNPSGPVATAASVHCMASVPNFAILEYAWGEVDWRASLINPPEEIVDGFINVPSRTGLGITL